A genomic region of Chlorobaculum parvum NCIB 8327 contains the following coding sequences:
- the queF gene encoding preQ(1) synthase — MNKEIIEVFDNTFPNRDYTIEIVNPEFTSVCPKTGLPDFGTITITYVPDKSCIELKSLKYYFLEFRNAGIFYENITNTILDHLVEACQPKSMTVKTDWNARGGITETVTVSYTAEK, encoded by the coding sequence ATGAACAAAGAGATCATCGAAGTTTTCGACAACACCTTCCCCAACAGGGACTACACCATTGAGATCGTCAATCCTGAATTCACCTCGGTCTGCCCCAAAACCGGCCTGCCCGACTTCGGCACCATCACCATCACCTACGTGCCCGACAAAAGCTGCATCGAGCTGAAGTCGCTCAAGTACTACTTCCTTGAGTTCCGCAACGCCGGCATCTTTTACGAAAACATCACCAACACGATTCTCGACCATCTGGTCGAAGCATGCCAGCCAAAAAGCATGACGGTCAAAACCGACTGGAACGCCAGAGGCGGGATCACCGAAACCGTCACGGTCAGCTATACCGCCGAGAAGTAA
- a CDS encoding photosystem P840 reaction-center cytochrome c-551 encodes MDNKSNGKLIALAIGGAVLMGTLFFLVSFLTGYSPAPNHSAILTPLRSFMGWFLLIFCASLIIMGLGKMSGAISDKWFLSFPLSIFVIVMVMFFSLRFYWEKGRTTTVDGKYIRSVEQLNDFLNKPAATSDLPPVPADFDFAAAEKLTDAKCNKCHTLGSVADLFRTKYKKTGQVKLIVKRMQGFPGANISDDEVIEIGTWLQEKF; translated from the coding sequence ATGGACAACAAATCAAACGGTAAGCTTATTGCTTTGGCAATCGGCGGGGCTGTGTTAATGGGGACATTGTTTTTCTTGGTATCATTCCTGACCGGCTACTCTCCGGCGCCGAATCATTCGGCCATTCTCACTCCTCTGCGGTCGTTCATGGGATGGTTCCTGCTTATCTTCTGTGCCTCTCTGATTATCATGGGTCTTGGCAAAATGTCCGGAGCTATCAGTGACAAGTGGTTCCTGAGCTTCCCGCTAAGCATCTTCGTCATTGTCATGGTGATGTTCTTCAGCCTCAGGTTTTACTGGGAAAAAGGTCGTACCACCACTGTTGATGGCAAGTACATCCGTTCGGTTGAGCAGCTTAATGACTTCCTCAACAAGCCGGCCGCTACCAGCGATCTTCCTCCGGTCCCGGCTGATTTCGATTTCGCAGCAGCTGAAAAGCTGACTGATGCAAAGTGCAACAAGTGCCACACGCTCGGTTCGGTTGCCGATCTGTTCCGTACCAAGTACAAGAAGACCGGTCAGGTCAAGCTCATCGTCAAACGTATGCAGGGCTTCCCCGGAGCCAACATTTCTGACGACGAGGTTATTGAAATCGGCACCTGGCTTCAGGAGAAATTCTGA